From Cannabis sativa cultivar Pink pepper isolate KNU-18-1 chromosome 8, ASM2916894v1, whole genome shotgun sequence, a single genomic window includes:
- the LOC115699377 gene encoding 14-3-3-like protein GF14 iota isoform X2, producing the protein MSSAEKERETQVYLAKLAEQAERYEEMVECMKKLAKLDVELTVEERNLLSVGYKNVIGARRASWRIMSSIEQKEESKGNENNVKLIKEYRQKVEDELSKICSDILTIIDEHLIPSSASGEATVFYYKMKGDYYRYLAEFKTDQDRKEAAEQSLKGYEAASNTANTDLPSTHPIRLGLALNFSVFYYEIMNSPERACHLAKQAFDEAIAELDTLSEESYKDSTLIMQLLRDNLTLWTSDLPEDGGEENFKGEESKPADPEH; encoded by the exons AAATGGTTGAGTGTATGAAGAAACTTGCAAAACTTGATGTTGAATTGACTGTGGAGGAGAGGAACCTTCTCTCTGTGGGATACAAAAATGTCATAGGCGCTAGACGGGCGTCTTGGCGCATTATGTCTTCAATTGAACAAAAGGAAGAATCGAAGGGGAATGAGAACAATGTCAAACTGATTAAGGAATACCGCCAGAAGGTAGAGGATGAGCTTTCTAAGATTTGCAGTGACATTCTGACTATCATAGATGAGCATCTGATCCCCTCTTCTGCCTCTGGAGAAGCCACTGTTTTCTACTACAAGAT GAAAGGTGACTATTATCGTTATCTTGCTGAGTTCAAGACTGACCAGGACCGGAAAGAGGCAGCTGAGCAATCATTGAAGGGATACGAG GCTGCATCAAACACTGCAAATACAGATCTCCCATCAACCCACCCTATCCGTCTTGGTCTGGCTCTCAATTTCTCTGTTTTCTACTATGAGATTATGAATTCACCCGAGAG GGCCTGCCATTTGGCTAAACAAGCATTTGATGAGGCAATTGCAGAGTTGGATACTTTGAGTGAAGAGTCATACAAAGACAGCACTCTCATCATGCAGTTGTTGAGAGACAACCTTACTCTTTGGACTTCTGATTTACCTGAAGATGGAG GTGAAGAGAACTTCAAAGGTGAAGAATCCAAACCCGCTGATCCCGAG CATTGA
- the LOC115699377 gene encoding 14-3-3-like protein GF14 iota isoform X1 has product MSSAEKERETQVYLAKLAEQAERYEEMVECMKKLAKLDVELTVEERNLLSVGYKNVIGARRASWRIMSSIEQKEESKGNENNVKLIKEYRQKVEDELSKICSDILTIIDEHLIPSSASGEATVFYYKMKGDYYRYLAEFKTDQDRKEAAEQSLKGYEAASNTANTDLPSTHPIRLGLALNFSVFYYEIMNSPERACHLAKQAFDEAIAELDTLSEESYKDSTLIMQLLRDNLTLWTSDLPEDGGEENFKGEESKPADPEVSSGFFILKVKIFLGYLTSSFIPINT; this is encoded by the exons AAATGGTTGAGTGTATGAAGAAACTTGCAAAACTTGATGTTGAATTGACTGTGGAGGAGAGGAACCTTCTCTCTGTGGGATACAAAAATGTCATAGGCGCTAGACGGGCGTCTTGGCGCATTATGTCTTCAATTGAACAAAAGGAAGAATCGAAGGGGAATGAGAACAATGTCAAACTGATTAAGGAATACCGCCAGAAGGTAGAGGATGAGCTTTCTAAGATTTGCAGTGACATTCTGACTATCATAGATGAGCATCTGATCCCCTCTTCTGCCTCTGGAGAAGCCACTGTTTTCTACTACAAGAT GAAAGGTGACTATTATCGTTATCTTGCTGAGTTCAAGACTGACCAGGACCGGAAAGAGGCAGCTGAGCAATCATTGAAGGGATACGAG GCTGCATCAAACACTGCAAATACAGATCTCCCATCAACCCACCCTATCCGTCTTGGTCTGGCTCTCAATTTCTCTGTTTTCTACTATGAGATTATGAATTCACCCGAGAG GGCCTGCCATTTGGCTAAACAAGCATTTGATGAGGCAATTGCAGAGTTGGATACTTTGAGTGAAGAGTCATACAAAGACAGCACTCTCATCATGCAGTTGTTGAGAGACAACCTTACTCTTTGGACTTCTGATTTACCTGAAGATGGAG GTGAAGAGAACTTCAAAGGTGAAGAATCCAAACCCGCTGATCCCGAGGTAAGTTCTGGCTTctttattttaaaagttaaaatcTTTTTGGGTTATTTGACTAGTTCATTTATACCTATCAACACTTAA